A single region of the Grus americana isolate bGruAme1 chromosome 3, bGruAme1.mat, whole genome shotgun sequence genome encodes:
- the PAX1 gene encoding paired box protein Pax-1 has product MAGGRQQVCRGSQAGRASGPQQTPATEHGPSPPGHTGSRRLPPRKHKPPRPGSPGDIPARGSRPRGGRRGWRSRGSSGGGSPRAGNRPGAARTPPPPAPAQPAQHTYGEVNQLGGVFVNGRPLPNAIRLRIVELAQLGIRPCDISRQLRVSHGCVSKILARYNETGSILPGAIGGSKPRVTTPNVVKHIRDYKQGDPGIFAWEIRDRLLADGVCDKYNVPSVSSISRILRNKIGSLSQPGPYDGGKQPPPQPALPYNHIYQYPYPSPMAPPAAKMGGHPGAPVAAAHVSLPRSWPSAHSVTNILGIRTFVEQTGALAGTEGSAYPPKMEDWPSVNRTAFPPAQAVNGIDKAAMEGDIKYPQPAPGLSSVGSFLPACAYPPSNQHGVYGGPAGGYIPPGHPWQPQGSPLAHHGPGVAVHGGDLATAMAFKQPGREVVDRKPASPVGKSPDPLNTIHGLSIPASSS; this is encoded by the exons ATGGCGGGTGGGCGGCAGCAGGTTTGCAGGGGGAGCCAGGCGGGGAGGGCGTCCGGCCCCCAGCAGACCCCCGCTACCGAGCACGGCCCCTCGCCACCGGGCCACACCGGCAGCCGGCGGCTCCCCCCTCGAAAGCAcaagcccccccgccccggatCCCCTGGCGATATCCCCGCCCGTGGgtcccggccccgcggcggccgTCGGGGCTGGAGGAGCCGGGGCAG TAGCGGCGGGGGCTCCCCGCGAGCGGGGAACCGGCCCGGCGCCGCCAGGACACCCCCGCCGCCGGCTCCCGCCCAGCCGGCCC AGCACACCTACGGGGAGGTGAACCAGCTGGGCGGCGTCTTCGTCAACGGGCGGCCGCTGCCCAACGCCATCCGGCTGCGGATCGTGGAGCTGGCGCAGCTCGGGATCCGGCCCTGCGACATCAGCCGCCAGCTCCGCGTCTCGCACGGCTGCGTCAGCAAGATCCTGGCCCGTTACAACGAGACCGGCTCCATCCTGCCCGGGGCCATCGGCGGCAGCAAGCCGCGGGTCACCACCCCCAACGTGGTCAAGCACATCCGAGACTACAAGCAGGGCGACCCCGGCATCTTCGCCTGGGAGATCCGCGACCGGCTGCTGGCGGACGGCGTCTGCGACAAGTACAACGTGCCCTCGGTCAGCTCCATCAGCCGGATCCTGCGCAACAAAATCggcagcctctcccagcccggCCCCTACGACGGCGGCAAGCAGccgcccccccagcccgccCTGCCCTACAACCACATCTACCAGTACCCCTACCCCAGCCCCATGGCCCCCCCGGCCGCCAAGATGGGGGGCCACCCCGGCGCGCCCGTGGCGGCGGCCCACGTCAGCCTGCCCCGCTCCTGGCCCTCGGCGCACTCCGTCACCAACATCCTGGGCATCCGCACCTTCGTGGAGCAGACGG gggctctggCCGGCACAGAGGGGTCTGCCTACCCCCCCAAAATGGAAGACTGGCCCAGCGTGAACAGGACGGCCTTCCCCCCGGCCCAGGCGGTCAACGGCATCGACAAAGCTGCCATGGAAGGAGATATCAAATACCCGCAG CCCGCCCCGGGGCTCTCCTCGGTGGGCAGCTTCCTCCCGGCCTGCGCCTACCCCCCCTCCAACCAGCACGGCGTCTACGGCGGGCCGGCCGGCGGCTACATCCCCCCGGGCCACCCCTGGCAGCCGCAGGGCAGCCCCTTGGCCCACCACGGGCCCGGCGTGGCGGTGCACGGCGGCGACCTGGCCACGGCGATGGCGTTCAAGCAGCCCGGGAGGGAAG TCGTGGAcagaaaacctgccagccctgtgggGAAATCTCCAGACCCTCTAAATACCATCCACGGACTCTCTATCCCGGCCTCCTCTTCCTAG